The following are from one region of the Nerophis ophidion isolate RoL-2023_Sa linkage group LG20, RoL_Noph_v1.0, whole genome shotgun sequence genome:
- the LOC133538763 gene encoding adhesion G protein-coupled receptor E5-like isoform X4 gives MCTPSTCTLECLRGFNMEEDICVDVNECQEAPPPCGHHMQCVNTDGSYTCSCQPGFTLIDQQSSWQCVDYNECDTKDICGLKAYCRNLIGSYECACYDGYMNTNTSVHCIDIDECKETEKRREDICGSKGACKNTDGSYWCKCAKGYTNYGNERTPCSELDCGTFEAENVTQHNAGLADLLSMMRNSCVALSNPNASGEHTANGDALLEKLLTASENILSSVDMDATEDVYELLSTVENAIRLIGPQLKGNLTKMDSTETDVAIAVQRGSSPPTGPFYLKTENATLNTDWKTAAGTETYPGFAMAALLSYKNLERSVNRSFDQLQGFEKDGTEPTFKIFSRVVSVVVSNPSTQNLSHPVVLTLRHLQDQSEASYICVYWNDRGAWSTDGCHRQRSNATHTVCQCEHLSSFAVLMALYPVDQNFALLLITKTGLIVSLLCLSICILTFKFCRSIHGTRTTIHLHLCICLFIADLIFLAGISQTKPEGGCRFIAAMLHFFFLGVFAWMLLEGVQLYRMVVLVFNVTIRPLYLFLFGYGTPLVIVIVSAIIRPKGYGTKDLCWLSLEDGLIWSFYGPVCVIIFLNVFFFIVTVWKLAQKFSSLNPDLSKLNKIKTFTVTAIAQMCILGLMWVFGAFLFKKGHIVAEYFFTILNSFQGALVFIMHCLLSKQVREEYYNFLSCICTQNKKRYSDFSSTHPSNSQSQGSRSGQNTRESQI, from the exons ATGTGAATGAGTGCCAAGAAGCTCCACCACCGTGTGGGCATCACATGCAGTGCGTCAACACAGACGGCAGTTATACGTGCAGTTGCCAGCCGGGCTTCACGCTCATTGACCAACAGAGTAGCTGGCAGTGCGTAG ACTATAACGAGTGTGATACCAAGGACATCTGTGGTCTCAAGGCCTATTGTAGAAACCTGATCGGGAGCTACGAATGCGCCTGCTACGACGGCTACATGAACACCAACACGAGTGTACATTGCATAG ATATTGATGAATGCAAGGAAACTGAAAAAAGAAGAGAAGACATCTGTGGAAGTAAGGGAGCGTGTAAAAATACAGATGGGAGTTATTGGTGCAAGTGTGCAAAAGGATACACCAATTATGGCAATGAAAGAACTCCATGCTCTG AACTTGATTGTGGAACATTTGAAGCTGAGAATGTCACACAG CATAATGCAGGCCTGGCGGATCTTTTGTCCATGATGAGAAACAGCTGTGTGGCTCTGTCTAACCCCAATGCCAGTGGGGAACACACGGCTAATGGAGATGCGCTACTGGAG AAACTCTTAACGGCGTCAGAGAACATCCTGTCATCGGTGGACATGGACGCCACTGAAGACGTGTATGAGCTGCTCAGCACAGTGGAGAACGCCATCAGACTCATCGGCCCACAGCTCAAAGGCAACCTTACCAAGATGGATTCCACTGAGACAG ATGTGGCGATTGCAGTACAGAGAGGAAGTTCTCCACCCACTGGACCATTTTATCTGAAGACTGAAAACGCAACGCTCAACACTGATTGGAAAACAGCAGCAGGAACTGAAACTTATCCAG GCTTTGCTATGGCGGCCTTGTTAAGCTACAAGAACCTGGAGAGATCTGTAAACCGCTCCTTTGACCAGCTCCAAGGTTTCGAAAAAGATGGCACTGAACCGACTTTCAAAATCTTCTCCCGAGTAGTGTCAGTTGTGGTGTCCAATCCATCCACTCAGAACCTGAGCCACCCGGTCGTCCTCACGCTCAGACATCTCCAG GACCAATCTGAGGCGAGTTACATCTGTGTATACTGGAATGACCGAGGCGCCTGGTCCACAGATGGTTGCCATCGACAACGCTCCAATGCTACTCACACTGTGTGTCAATGTGAACATCTCAGCAGCTTTGCCGTGCTGATGGCTCTCTATCCTGTGGAT CAAAACTTTGCACTCCTGTTGATAACGAAGACAGGCTTGATCGTGTCCCTGCTTTGTCTGAGCATTTGCATTCTGACGTTCAAGTTTTGCCGCTCTATTCATGGGACCCGTACAACCATCCATCTGCATCTCTGTATCTGCCTCTTCATCGCTGACCTCATCTTCCTGGCTGGCATTTCCCAAACAAAACCCGAG GGCGGCTGCAGGTTTATTGCTGCCATGCTCCATTTTTTCTTCTTGGGAGTGTTTGCATGGATGCTACTAGAGGGTGTGCAGCTGTATCGGATGGTGGTACTGGTCTTCAACGTCACCATCAGGCCCCTCTACTTATTCCTCTTCGGCTACGGGACACCCTTGGTTATCGTCATAGTGTCTGCCATCATCAGACCCAAGGGATACGGCACTAAGGATCT CTGCTGGCTGTCCCTTGAAGACGGCCTCATCTGGAGCTTCTATGGTCCCGTGTGCGTCATCATCTTCCTCAATGTCTTCTTTTTCATCGTCACTGTTTGGAAGCTGGCCCAGAAGTTTTCCAGCCTCAACCCCGACCTCAGCAAGCTGAACAAAATAAA AACCTTCACGGTTACAGCCATAGCCCAGATGTGCATTCTGGGACTCATGTGGGTGTTTGGAGCCTTTCTTTTTAAGAAGGGCCACATTGTGGCAGAATACTTCTTCACCATCTTGAACAGCTTCCAGGGAGCTCTGGTCTTCATCATGCACTGCCTTCTATCCAAGCAG GTGAGAGAGGAGTACTACAACTTTCTATCCTGCATATGCACGCAGAATAAAAAGAGATACTCTGACTTCAGTAGTACACATCCTTCCAATAGCCAATCACAA GGTTCTCGGAGTGGGCAGAACACCAGAGAATCCCAAATATGA
- the LOC133538763 gene encoding adhesion G protein-coupled receptor E5-like isoform X1: MSRDLKWTSHIDTEDVLPAPAQEGSTCPKNCMITPPCMYLYNAQCVMCTPSTCTLECLRGFNMEEDICVDVNECQEAPPPCGHHMQCVNTDGSYTCSCQPGFTLIDQQSSWQCVDYNECDTKDICGLKAYCRNLIGSYECACYDGYMNTNTSVHCIDIDECKETEKRREDICGSKGACKNTDGSYWCKCAKGYTNYGNERTPCSELDCGTFEAENVTQHNAGLADLLSMMRNSCVALSNPNASGEHTANGDALLEKLLTASENILSSVDMDATEDVYELLSTVENAIRLIGPQLKGNLTKMDSTETDVAIAVQRGSSPPTGPFYLKTENATLNTDWKTAAGTETYPGFAMAALLSYKNLERSVNRSFDQLQGFEKDGTEPTFKIFSRVVSVVVSNPSTQNLSHPVVLTLRHLQDQSEASYICVYWNDRGAWSTDGCHRQRSNATHTVCQCEHLSSFAVLMALYPVDQNFALLLITKTGLIVSLLCLSICILTFKFCRSIHGTRTTIHLHLCICLFIADLIFLAGISQTKPEGGCRFIAAMLHFFFLGVFAWMLLEGVQLYRMVVLVFNVTIRPLYLFLFGYGTPLVIVIVSAIIRPKGYGTKDLCWLSLEDGLIWSFYGPVCVIIFLNVFFFIVTVWKLAQKFSSLNPDLSKLNKIKTFTVTAIAQMCILGLMWVFGAFLFKKGHIVAEYFFTILNSFQGALVFIMHCLLSKQVREEYYNFLSCICTQNKKRYSDFSSTHPSNSQSQGSRSGQNTRESQI, encoded by the exons ATGTGAATGAGTGCCAAGAAGCTCCACCACCGTGTGGGCATCACATGCAGTGCGTCAACACAGACGGCAGTTATACGTGCAGTTGCCAGCCGGGCTTCACGCTCATTGACCAACAGAGTAGCTGGCAGTGCGTAG ACTATAACGAGTGTGATACCAAGGACATCTGTGGTCTCAAGGCCTATTGTAGAAACCTGATCGGGAGCTACGAATGCGCCTGCTACGACGGCTACATGAACACCAACACGAGTGTACATTGCATAG ATATTGATGAATGCAAGGAAACTGAAAAAAGAAGAGAAGACATCTGTGGAAGTAAGGGAGCGTGTAAAAATACAGATGGGAGTTATTGGTGCAAGTGTGCAAAAGGATACACCAATTATGGCAATGAAAGAACTCCATGCTCTG AACTTGATTGTGGAACATTTGAAGCTGAGAATGTCACACAG CATAATGCAGGCCTGGCGGATCTTTTGTCCATGATGAGAAACAGCTGTGTGGCTCTGTCTAACCCCAATGCCAGTGGGGAACACACGGCTAATGGAGATGCGCTACTGGAG AAACTCTTAACGGCGTCAGAGAACATCCTGTCATCGGTGGACATGGACGCCACTGAAGACGTGTATGAGCTGCTCAGCACAGTGGAGAACGCCATCAGACTCATCGGCCCACAGCTCAAAGGCAACCTTACCAAGATGGATTCCACTGAGACAG ATGTGGCGATTGCAGTACAGAGAGGAAGTTCTCCACCCACTGGACCATTTTATCTGAAGACTGAAAACGCAACGCTCAACACTGATTGGAAAACAGCAGCAGGAACTGAAACTTATCCAG GCTTTGCTATGGCGGCCTTGTTAAGCTACAAGAACCTGGAGAGATCTGTAAACCGCTCCTTTGACCAGCTCCAAGGTTTCGAAAAAGATGGCACTGAACCGACTTTCAAAATCTTCTCCCGAGTAGTGTCAGTTGTGGTGTCCAATCCATCCACTCAGAACCTGAGCCACCCGGTCGTCCTCACGCTCAGACATCTCCAG GACCAATCTGAGGCGAGTTACATCTGTGTATACTGGAATGACCGAGGCGCCTGGTCCACAGATGGTTGCCATCGACAACGCTCCAATGCTACTCACACTGTGTGTCAATGTGAACATCTCAGCAGCTTTGCCGTGCTGATGGCTCTCTATCCTGTGGAT CAAAACTTTGCACTCCTGTTGATAACGAAGACAGGCTTGATCGTGTCCCTGCTTTGTCTGAGCATTTGCATTCTGACGTTCAAGTTTTGCCGCTCTATTCATGGGACCCGTACAACCATCCATCTGCATCTCTGTATCTGCCTCTTCATCGCTGACCTCATCTTCCTGGCTGGCATTTCCCAAACAAAACCCGAG GGCGGCTGCAGGTTTATTGCTGCCATGCTCCATTTTTTCTTCTTGGGAGTGTTTGCATGGATGCTACTAGAGGGTGTGCAGCTGTATCGGATGGTGGTACTGGTCTTCAACGTCACCATCAGGCCCCTCTACTTATTCCTCTTCGGCTACGGGACACCCTTGGTTATCGTCATAGTGTCTGCCATCATCAGACCCAAGGGATACGGCACTAAGGATCT CTGCTGGCTGTCCCTTGAAGACGGCCTCATCTGGAGCTTCTATGGTCCCGTGTGCGTCATCATCTTCCTCAATGTCTTCTTTTTCATCGTCACTGTTTGGAAGCTGGCCCAGAAGTTTTCCAGCCTCAACCCCGACCTCAGCAAGCTGAACAAAATAAA AACCTTCACGGTTACAGCCATAGCCCAGATGTGCATTCTGGGACTCATGTGGGTGTTTGGAGCCTTTCTTTTTAAGAAGGGCCACATTGTGGCAGAATACTTCTTCACCATCTTGAACAGCTTCCAGGGAGCTCTGGTCTTCATCATGCACTGCCTTCTATCCAAGCAG GTGAGAGAGGAGTACTACAACTTTCTATCCTGCATATGCACGCAGAATAAAAAGAGATACTCTGACTTCAGTAGTACACATCCTTCCAATAGCCAATCACAA GGTTCTCGGAGTGGGCAGAACACCAGAGAATCCCAAATATGA
- the LOC133538763 gene encoding adhesion G protein-coupled receptor E5-like isoform X3: protein MNFFSGGVMCTPSTCTLECLRGFNMEEDICVDVNECQEAPPPCGHHMQCVNTDGSYTCSCQPGFTLIDQQSSWQCVDYNECDTKDICGLKAYCRNLIGSYECACYDGYMNTNTSVHCIDIDECKETEKRREDICGSKGACKNTDGSYWCKCAKGYTNYGNERTPCSELDCGTFEAENVTQHNAGLADLLSMMRNSCVALSNPNASGEHTANGDALLEKLLTASENILSSVDMDATEDVYELLSTVENAIRLIGPQLKGNLTKMDSTETDVAIAVQRGSSPPTGPFYLKTENATLNTDWKTAAGTETYPGFAMAALLSYKNLERSVNRSFDQLQGFEKDGTEPTFKIFSRVVSVVVSNPSTQNLSHPVVLTLRHLQDQSEASYICVYWNDRGAWSTDGCHRQRSNATHTVCQCEHLSSFAVLMALYPVDQNFALLLITKTGLIVSLLCLSICILTFKFCRSIHGTRTTIHLHLCICLFIADLIFLAGISQTKPEGGCRFIAAMLHFFFLGVFAWMLLEGVQLYRMVVLVFNVTIRPLYLFLFGYGTPLVIVIVSAIIRPKGYGTKDLCWLSLEDGLIWSFYGPVCVIIFLNVFFFIVTVWKLAQKFSSLNPDLSKLNKIKTFTVTAIAQMCILGLMWVFGAFLFKKGHIVAEYFFTILNSFQGALVFIMHCLLSKQVREEYYNFLSCICTQNKKRYSDFSSTHPSNSQSQGSRSGQNTRESQI from the exons ATGTGAATGAGTGCCAAGAAGCTCCACCACCGTGTGGGCATCACATGCAGTGCGTCAACACAGACGGCAGTTATACGTGCAGTTGCCAGCCGGGCTTCACGCTCATTGACCAACAGAGTAGCTGGCAGTGCGTAG ACTATAACGAGTGTGATACCAAGGACATCTGTGGTCTCAAGGCCTATTGTAGAAACCTGATCGGGAGCTACGAATGCGCCTGCTACGACGGCTACATGAACACCAACACGAGTGTACATTGCATAG ATATTGATGAATGCAAGGAAACTGAAAAAAGAAGAGAAGACATCTGTGGAAGTAAGGGAGCGTGTAAAAATACAGATGGGAGTTATTGGTGCAAGTGTGCAAAAGGATACACCAATTATGGCAATGAAAGAACTCCATGCTCTG AACTTGATTGTGGAACATTTGAAGCTGAGAATGTCACACAG CATAATGCAGGCCTGGCGGATCTTTTGTCCATGATGAGAAACAGCTGTGTGGCTCTGTCTAACCCCAATGCCAGTGGGGAACACACGGCTAATGGAGATGCGCTACTGGAG AAACTCTTAACGGCGTCAGAGAACATCCTGTCATCGGTGGACATGGACGCCACTGAAGACGTGTATGAGCTGCTCAGCACAGTGGAGAACGCCATCAGACTCATCGGCCCACAGCTCAAAGGCAACCTTACCAAGATGGATTCCACTGAGACAG ATGTGGCGATTGCAGTACAGAGAGGAAGTTCTCCACCCACTGGACCATTTTATCTGAAGACTGAAAACGCAACGCTCAACACTGATTGGAAAACAGCAGCAGGAACTGAAACTTATCCAG GCTTTGCTATGGCGGCCTTGTTAAGCTACAAGAACCTGGAGAGATCTGTAAACCGCTCCTTTGACCAGCTCCAAGGTTTCGAAAAAGATGGCACTGAACCGACTTTCAAAATCTTCTCCCGAGTAGTGTCAGTTGTGGTGTCCAATCCATCCACTCAGAACCTGAGCCACCCGGTCGTCCTCACGCTCAGACATCTCCAG GACCAATCTGAGGCGAGTTACATCTGTGTATACTGGAATGACCGAGGCGCCTGGTCCACAGATGGTTGCCATCGACAACGCTCCAATGCTACTCACACTGTGTGTCAATGTGAACATCTCAGCAGCTTTGCCGTGCTGATGGCTCTCTATCCTGTGGAT CAAAACTTTGCACTCCTGTTGATAACGAAGACAGGCTTGATCGTGTCCCTGCTTTGTCTGAGCATTTGCATTCTGACGTTCAAGTTTTGCCGCTCTATTCATGGGACCCGTACAACCATCCATCTGCATCTCTGTATCTGCCTCTTCATCGCTGACCTCATCTTCCTGGCTGGCATTTCCCAAACAAAACCCGAG GGCGGCTGCAGGTTTATTGCTGCCATGCTCCATTTTTTCTTCTTGGGAGTGTTTGCATGGATGCTACTAGAGGGTGTGCAGCTGTATCGGATGGTGGTACTGGTCTTCAACGTCACCATCAGGCCCCTCTACTTATTCCTCTTCGGCTACGGGACACCCTTGGTTATCGTCATAGTGTCTGCCATCATCAGACCCAAGGGATACGGCACTAAGGATCT CTGCTGGCTGTCCCTTGAAGACGGCCTCATCTGGAGCTTCTATGGTCCCGTGTGCGTCATCATCTTCCTCAATGTCTTCTTTTTCATCGTCACTGTTTGGAAGCTGGCCCAGAAGTTTTCCAGCCTCAACCCCGACCTCAGCAAGCTGAACAAAATAAA AACCTTCACGGTTACAGCCATAGCCCAGATGTGCATTCTGGGACTCATGTGGGTGTTTGGAGCCTTTCTTTTTAAGAAGGGCCACATTGTGGCAGAATACTTCTTCACCATCTTGAACAGCTTCCAGGGAGCTCTGGTCTTCATCATGCACTGCCTTCTATCCAAGCAG GTGAGAGAGGAGTACTACAACTTTCTATCCTGCATATGCACGCAGAATAAAAAGAGATACTCTGACTTCAGTAGTACACATCCTTCCAATAGCCAATCACAA GGTTCTCGGAGTGGGCAGAACACCAGAGAATCCCAAATATGA
- the LOC133538763 gene encoding adhesion G protein-coupled receptor E5-like isoform X2, giving the protein MGYIKGLLLLLGVMCTPSTCTLECLRGFNMEEDICVDVNECQEAPPPCGHHMQCVNTDGSYTCSCQPGFTLIDQQSSWQCVDYNECDTKDICGLKAYCRNLIGSYECACYDGYMNTNTSVHCIDIDECKETEKRREDICGSKGACKNTDGSYWCKCAKGYTNYGNERTPCSELDCGTFEAENVTQHNAGLADLLSMMRNSCVALSNPNASGEHTANGDALLEKLLTASENILSSVDMDATEDVYELLSTVENAIRLIGPQLKGNLTKMDSTETDVAIAVQRGSSPPTGPFYLKTENATLNTDWKTAAGTETYPGFAMAALLSYKNLERSVNRSFDQLQGFEKDGTEPTFKIFSRVVSVVVSNPSTQNLSHPVVLTLRHLQDQSEASYICVYWNDRGAWSTDGCHRQRSNATHTVCQCEHLSSFAVLMALYPVDQNFALLLITKTGLIVSLLCLSICILTFKFCRSIHGTRTTIHLHLCICLFIADLIFLAGISQTKPEGGCRFIAAMLHFFFLGVFAWMLLEGVQLYRMVVLVFNVTIRPLYLFLFGYGTPLVIVIVSAIIRPKGYGTKDLCWLSLEDGLIWSFYGPVCVIIFLNVFFFIVTVWKLAQKFSSLNPDLSKLNKIKTFTVTAIAQMCILGLMWVFGAFLFKKGHIVAEYFFTILNSFQGALVFIMHCLLSKQVREEYYNFLSCICTQNKKRYSDFSSTHPSNSQSQGSRSGQNTRESQI; this is encoded by the exons ATGTGAATGAGTGCCAAGAAGCTCCACCACCGTGTGGGCATCACATGCAGTGCGTCAACACAGACGGCAGTTATACGTGCAGTTGCCAGCCGGGCTTCACGCTCATTGACCAACAGAGTAGCTGGCAGTGCGTAG ACTATAACGAGTGTGATACCAAGGACATCTGTGGTCTCAAGGCCTATTGTAGAAACCTGATCGGGAGCTACGAATGCGCCTGCTACGACGGCTACATGAACACCAACACGAGTGTACATTGCATAG ATATTGATGAATGCAAGGAAACTGAAAAAAGAAGAGAAGACATCTGTGGAAGTAAGGGAGCGTGTAAAAATACAGATGGGAGTTATTGGTGCAAGTGTGCAAAAGGATACACCAATTATGGCAATGAAAGAACTCCATGCTCTG AACTTGATTGTGGAACATTTGAAGCTGAGAATGTCACACAG CATAATGCAGGCCTGGCGGATCTTTTGTCCATGATGAGAAACAGCTGTGTGGCTCTGTCTAACCCCAATGCCAGTGGGGAACACACGGCTAATGGAGATGCGCTACTGGAG AAACTCTTAACGGCGTCAGAGAACATCCTGTCATCGGTGGACATGGACGCCACTGAAGACGTGTATGAGCTGCTCAGCACAGTGGAGAACGCCATCAGACTCATCGGCCCACAGCTCAAAGGCAACCTTACCAAGATGGATTCCACTGAGACAG ATGTGGCGATTGCAGTACAGAGAGGAAGTTCTCCACCCACTGGACCATTTTATCTGAAGACTGAAAACGCAACGCTCAACACTGATTGGAAAACAGCAGCAGGAACTGAAACTTATCCAG GCTTTGCTATGGCGGCCTTGTTAAGCTACAAGAACCTGGAGAGATCTGTAAACCGCTCCTTTGACCAGCTCCAAGGTTTCGAAAAAGATGGCACTGAACCGACTTTCAAAATCTTCTCCCGAGTAGTGTCAGTTGTGGTGTCCAATCCATCCACTCAGAACCTGAGCCACCCGGTCGTCCTCACGCTCAGACATCTCCAG GACCAATCTGAGGCGAGTTACATCTGTGTATACTGGAATGACCGAGGCGCCTGGTCCACAGATGGTTGCCATCGACAACGCTCCAATGCTACTCACACTGTGTGTCAATGTGAACATCTCAGCAGCTTTGCCGTGCTGATGGCTCTCTATCCTGTGGAT CAAAACTTTGCACTCCTGTTGATAACGAAGACAGGCTTGATCGTGTCCCTGCTTTGTCTGAGCATTTGCATTCTGACGTTCAAGTTTTGCCGCTCTATTCATGGGACCCGTACAACCATCCATCTGCATCTCTGTATCTGCCTCTTCATCGCTGACCTCATCTTCCTGGCTGGCATTTCCCAAACAAAACCCGAG GGCGGCTGCAGGTTTATTGCTGCCATGCTCCATTTTTTCTTCTTGGGAGTGTTTGCATGGATGCTACTAGAGGGTGTGCAGCTGTATCGGATGGTGGTACTGGTCTTCAACGTCACCATCAGGCCCCTCTACTTATTCCTCTTCGGCTACGGGACACCCTTGGTTATCGTCATAGTGTCTGCCATCATCAGACCCAAGGGATACGGCACTAAGGATCT CTGCTGGCTGTCCCTTGAAGACGGCCTCATCTGGAGCTTCTATGGTCCCGTGTGCGTCATCATCTTCCTCAATGTCTTCTTTTTCATCGTCACTGTTTGGAAGCTGGCCCAGAAGTTTTCCAGCCTCAACCCCGACCTCAGCAAGCTGAACAAAATAAA AACCTTCACGGTTACAGCCATAGCCCAGATGTGCATTCTGGGACTCATGTGGGTGTTTGGAGCCTTTCTTTTTAAGAAGGGCCACATTGTGGCAGAATACTTCTTCACCATCTTGAACAGCTTCCAGGGAGCTCTGGTCTTCATCATGCACTGCCTTCTATCCAAGCAG GTGAGAGAGGAGTACTACAACTTTCTATCCTGCATATGCACGCAGAATAAAAAGAGATACTCTGACTTCAGTAGTACACATCCTTCCAATAGCCAATCACAA GGTTCTCGGAGTGGGCAGAACACCAGAGAATCCCAAATATGA